A region of Gammaproteobacteria bacterium DNA encodes the following proteins:
- a CDS encoding YciI family protein codes for MANIEEHLKFQVDLEKRGAMFGAGPFFADNEIDWQGEGMVIIRAQSLDEAHQVAASDPMHTSGARSYTVRP; via the coding sequence ATGGCAAATATAGAGGAACATCTGAAATTTCAGGTTGATCTTGAAAAAAGAGGTGCGATGTTTGGTGCGGGTCCATTTTTCGCGGACAACGAAATCGACTGGCAAGGAGAAGGTATGGTCATAATCCGCGCACAATCTCTAGATGAGGCCCATCAAGTCGCGGCATCGGATCCAATGCACACGAGCGGTGCACGATCCTACACCGTTCGCCCTTAG
- the hemJ gene encoding protoporphyrinogen oxidase HemJ: MLWVKAFHIIFMVIWFAGLFYLPRLFVYHAMAQDTATAAQFKTMERKLYFGIATPGGILTILFGVWLWIGYGIGAGSGWLAAKLMLVIVLVIYHLWCGRMLKEFQADRNTHSHVFYRWFNEFPVLVLIAVVLLVVFKPF, from the coding sequence ATGCTCTGGGTGAAAGCTTTTCATATTATCTTCATGGTGATCTGGTTCGCGGGACTTTTTTACCTGCCACGCCTTTTCGTCTACCACGCGATGGCGCAGGATACGGCAACGGCCGCTCAGTTCAAAACGATGGAACGCAAACTCTATTTTGGTATTGCAACACCGGGCGGTATCCTGACGATTCTATTCGGGGTGTGGTTGTGGATCGGCTACGGCATCGGTGCCGGTAGCGGCTGGCTCGCGGCCAAGCTGATGCTCGTCATCGTGCTGGTGATCTATCACCTGTGGTGCGGCCGTATGCTCAAAGAATTCCAGGCTGATCGCAATACCCACAGCCATGTATTTTATCGCTGGTTCAACGAGTTCCCGGTACTGGTCCTAATTGCTGTTGTCCTGCTGGTCGTTTTTAAGCCCTTCTGA